The sequence below is a genomic window from Rhodococcus sp. 4CII.
ATGTCATCGAGCTGATCGAGAAGCTCGATGACGCCGAGTTACGCGACTGGTACAGCGCCAAGGATGTCGCACATGGTTGGAGTCGTCCCGTGCTGGCGCACCAGATCAAGACTCAACTGCACCTCCGCGAGGGTGCGGCCCCGTCCAACTTCCCGCACGCTCTCGAGCGCACGGACTCCGAGCTCGCTCAGCAGATCACCAAGGATCCGTTCACACTCGAGTTCCTCGCCATCGACGGGGACGCCGCCGAGCGACAGTTGGAGGATCGGCTCGTCGAGCGCATCATCGACACCCTTCGCGAGCTCGGTCCCGGGTTCGCGTTCGTCGGCCGCCCGGTCCATTTCGATGTCGAGGGTGATGCGTACTTCGTCGATTATTCCGATTCCGGGGTTATCCCGATCTGTGCGTAGGTCCTGCCCCGACGAGGTGTTTTCGGATCCGTTGTCGGAATAGTTCCTTCAAGTCCGCCGACCATCTCTGGACGATAGCGCGCTGCCGGGTCATGCCGTTGTGTTGATTACGGACGTTCCGATGGTGCGTCCGTGACCGTCACGATGGAAGGACAAGAACATGGAACCAACCATGTCTGTATTGGTAGACGGAGTATTGACCGCAGCCCGGGGCGCCGGACTGACCGAGGCATCGCTCAAGTACCAGAGGAGTTGTTGCGCGACCGTGGCACGGTACTGCACCGACCACGCGATCGACGAGTACAACGAGCAGGTCCGCGACAGGTTCCTGGCTGAGCAGGACACCCGTCTGCAGCGCAGAAATATCGGCCCGGTGTTCCGGTCGTCGCTGGAGAAGACAGCAAACATGCTGCTCGAGTTCAAGATGGAAGGGAAAGTGGTATGGCGCAGGCGGCGTCCGATGCCGACGCAGCTGCCACCCCGTTTCGAGACGGCCCTGCGCTTGTTCGACGAGTCGCTCTCGGGAACCCTGGCCGTCGGATCGGTCGAGTTAGCTTTGGGCGAGATTAGACAGCTGCTTACTCATCTCCACGACCGTGGACATGACAGCTTCCACGGTGTCGGGCTCGGCGACGTGCGGGAATTCCTGATGGCCATAGCCCCGAATCACCAGTCGGGCATGGGAAACACCGTGTGGGCAGTCAAGCGATTCTTTAGCTTCCTCAACGACTTCGAACTGTCCGACCTGCCAGTGCACGCAATGTTGTCACAGGTCTCACCGAGACGGATTCGGATCCTGCCGCGCTTCACCCAGGACGAGGTCACCCGGCTGCTCGCAGTGATCGACACCGCGACGGCCGTTGGCAACAGGGATTACGCGATGGTGCGACTGGCCGTGTCGACAGGGCTGCGCTGCGGCGACATCACCGATCTGCGGCTGGAGAGCATCGACTGGCGGCGAGATGAGATCAGAATCGTGCAGCGAAAGACCGCGGCCACACTGGCGCTGCCGCTCACGGTCGAGGCGGGCAACGCAGTCGCCGACTACATCTTGAACGCCAGGCCTGCCTCCGACTCACCCGAGGTATTCCTGCGCGCCCATGCGCCGCACGTCAAACTGACGGGACCGACGGGCGCGTTGATCATGAAACGCCATCTGGCCGCGGCAGGCATCCCACACAAGGCCGGCGACGGAAAGACGTTCCACGCGTTACGTCGCACCCTGGGCACCAGGCTGATCGAAACCGGAGCGGAACTTCCGATGGCCGCCCAAATCCTCGGACATGCCCGAATCGACTCGTCGAAGCGCTACATCGCCTTGGACACGGACTCGCTTCGCGAATGCTGCCTGCCCCTGACCGGTTTTGAATGCCGTGCGGAGGCGCTGCAATGACCAACTACAACAGCGCGTTCGCCTCCCACATCACCGCAATGCTGGAGCTGAGGGACTCGCTGGGCCACTACACGGGCAACCTGGCGTTCGTGATGCAGAACTTCGACCGGTTCTGCCTAGCAAAGCATCCCGACGCCACCGCCCTGACCCGGGAACTGGCCACCCAGTGGTGCGACGAGGGCAAGTCGGCGGGCAGGTCCGGCTACAAGATGCACGCCATCCGGAACTTCGGCAAGTACCTTCAATCCGTCGGTGCCGATGCGTTCGTGTTGCCGGCCGCCTGGATCGGCAAACCCGCCAGGCGATT
It includes:
- a CDS encoding PDDEXK nuclease domain-containing protein, whose protein sequence is MPSIVPADYAATFESIKRLVHEARYTAQRRVNTELLRLYWQIGATIIERQKTAPWGSKVLSRLSADLRAEFPTAKGFSLANLKYMRRFAEAWPDPEAIGQRPVGQLPWGHVIELIEKLDDAELRDWYSAKDVAHGWSRPVLAHQIKTQLHLREGAAPSNFPHALERTDSELAQQITKDPFTLEFLAIDGDAAERQLEDRLVERIIDTLRELGPGFAFVGRPVHFDVEGDAYFVDYSDSGVIPICA
- a CDS encoding site-specific integrase; the protein is MEPTMSVLVDGVLTAARGAGLTEASLKYQRSCCATVARYCTDHAIDEYNEQVRDRFLAEQDTRLQRRNIGPVFRSSLEKTANMLLEFKMEGKVVWRRRRPMPTQLPPRFETALRLFDESLSGTLAVGSVELALGEIRQLLTHLHDRGHDSFHGVGLGDVREFLMAIAPNHQSGMGNTVWAVKRFFSFLNDFELSDLPVHAMLSQVSPRRIRILPRFTQDEVTRLLAVIDTATAVGNRDYAMVRLAVSTGLRCGDITDLRLESIDWRRDEIRIVQRKTAATLALPLTVEAGNAVADYILNARPASDSPEVFLRAHAPHVKLTGPTGALIMKRHLAAAGIPHKAGDGKTFHALRRTLGTRLIETGAELPMAAQILGHARIDSSKRYIALDTDSLRECCLPLTGFECRAEALQ